The Metabacillus litoralis genome contains a region encoding:
- a CDS encoding NAD(P)-dependent malic enzyme, translated as MSLREEALHIHRVNKGKLESKSKIPVKNAYDLSLAYSPGVAEPCKDIYDDKSKVYDYTMKGNMVAVVSDGTAVLGLGNIGPEAALPVMEGKAVLFKSFAGVDAFPICLNTTDIDEIVNTVKLLEPTFGGVNLEDIAAPNCFVIEERLKKETNIPIFHDDQHGTAIVTVAGLVNALKLVGKSMSNIRVVANGAGAAGIAIIKLLYSYGVRDIIMCDTKGAIFENRSHGMNNVKSEVAKYTNRDQLEGSLSDVIKGADVFIGVSVEGALSKEMVQSMNENPIIFAMANPVPEIMPNEAKEAGAKVIGTGRSDFPNQVNNVLAFPGIFRGALDVRATHINEKMKIAAVEAIAALVSEKDLSPDYVIPAPFDPRVAPAVASAVAKAAMETGVARIKVDPEEVAEKTRQLAIID; from the coding sequence ATGTCATTAAGAGAAGAAGCCTTACATATTCATCGTGTTAACAAAGGGAAATTAGAATCAAAGTCAAAGATTCCAGTGAAAAATGCTTATGATTTAAGCCTTGCTTATTCACCTGGTGTAGCTGAACCTTGTAAAGACATTTATGATGATAAAAGCAAAGTCTATGATTATACGATGAAAGGTAATATGGTTGCAGTAGTTTCTGATGGTACGGCTGTGCTCGGGTTAGGGAATATTGGTCCTGAAGCAGCATTACCGGTTATGGAAGGAAAAGCTGTTCTTTTCAAAAGTTTTGCTGGAGTGGATGCATTTCCAATTTGCTTAAACACGACAGATATTGATGAAATCGTTAATACAGTTAAGTTGCTTGAACCAACGTTTGGTGGAGTAAACTTAGAAGACATAGCTGCTCCTAATTGTTTTGTTATTGAAGAACGTTTAAAAAAGGAAACGAATATCCCTATTTTTCACGATGACCAACATGGTACTGCGATTGTAACAGTAGCAGGGCTTGTTAATGCTCTTAAATTAGTCGGAAAAAGTATGTCTAATATCCGGGTTGTAGCTAACGGTGCAGGAGCAGCTGGTATTGCAATCATTAAGCTTTTATATAGCTATGGTGTAAGAGATATTATTATGTGTGACACGAAAGGTGCGATCTTTGAAAATCGTTCACACGGTATGAACAACGTGAAATCGGAAGTAGCTAAATACACAAATAGAGATCAGCTAGAAGGTAGTTTATCCGATGTTATTAAAGGTGCCGATGTATTTATTGGAGTTTCGGTTGAAGGGGCCTTGTCTAAAGAAATGGTTCAATCAATGAATGAGAATCCAATTATTTTTGCTATGGCTAATCCTGTTCCAGAAATTATGCCGAATGAGGCCAAAGAAGCTGGTGCGAAGGTTATTGGAACAGGTCGATCTGATTTTCCAAACCAAGTAAACAATGTATTGGCTTTCCCAGGAATTTTTAGAGGTGCGTTAGATGTACGTGCTACACACATTAATGAGAAAATGAAAATTGCGGCGGTTGAGGCAATTGCAGCACTTGTATCTGAAAAGGATTTAAGTCCAGATTATGTTATTCCGGCACCATTTGATCCAAGAGTGGCACCAGCTGTTGCTTCAGCAGTAGCTAAGGCAGCAATGGAAACCGGTGTGGCAAGAATTAAAGTCGATCCGGAGGAAGTTGCTGAGAAAACGAGGCAATTAGCCATCATTGATTAA
- the dnaE gene encoding DNA polymerase III subunit alpha, with product MPFVHLQVKSAYSLLSSAARLDKLVNKAKEYKFNAIALTDFHVMYGAVAFYKLCQENGIKPILGMTVTIIDEQHETDMTAVLLAENNEGYQNLLKISSALQTKSPEGLPDRWLKSYHSGLIAIIPGQMFMESFEKEQFEQVIVLLKKYQTLFGENSIYLGTQRVSLEDESLHKHLLNISHEVNIPMVATNNVCYIEKEDYLAQQCLIALKRGEKLSDFHVDLKGTHENYLKSPTEMVSLFEESPDVLENTLKIAARCKVNLNLGVTHLPKYPTPKNQHADEYLEELCYKGLNTRFENPDSIYLQRLSYELDIIKRMNFSDYFLIVWDFMKYAHDHGILTGPGRGSAAGSLVSYVLRITDVDPIKHRLLFERFLNPERITMPDIDIDFPDTRRDEVIAYVANKYGKLHVAQIITFGTLAAKAAIRDVGRVMGASPKETDVLSKLIPSRPGITLQEAFKESQALQKLITENELNKKIYETALKLEGLPRHTSTHAAGVVLSDQPLTNIVPIQEGQQDVYLTQYSMDYLEDLGLLKMDFLGLRNLSLIENIMKSIQRVEGKRVDLTNISYQDEKTFDLLSQGDTTGVFQLESEGMRSVLKRLKPSNLEDIVAVNALYRPGPMENIPLYIDRKHKRKSTTYLHPSLEPILQNTYGVIVYQEQIMELASTIAGFTLGEADLLRRAVGKKKKEILDQQREHFVSGCMRNGYSQQVANSIYDLIVKFANYGFNRSHAVAYSMIAYQLAFLKANYPLHFLTALLTSVSGNEDKVAQYVREAKRKGFAVLPPSVNKSEFAFLVEGASIRYNLTSIKNVGVAAIKEIFHARKKRPFTDLFDFCIRVSMKIVTRKTMEQLIFAGAMDEFTIDRATLLASLDVAIEHAELMTPSDESQFDLFLEEEFNLKPKYIEVEPFKIEEKLRFEKESLGLYFSIHPVEMYRSNLHAVRAVTIDDLSSNVDRKVSIGALVANVRTIRTKKGEVMAFLLLGDETGDIDAVIFPQTYSKFGEKVKDGMIFYLEGKVERRQDKIQFIVQQIKELDHLPAVSKHGKLFVKIEKQFSDQQKLLDVKEILSRFHGSIPVYLYYEHDKRTIQLPEEFSVSATEECLTDLINLLGQNNVVLKQE from the coding sequence ATGCCGTTTGTTCACCTTCAAGTGAAAAGTGCATACAGCTTGCTCTCAAGTGCAGCAAGATTAGATAAATTAGTTAATAAGGCAAAAGAATATAAATTCAATGCTATAGCATTGACTGATTTTCATGTGATGTATGGGGCTGTAGCTTTTTATAAGCTTTGTCAAGAAAATGGAATAAAGCCTATTTTAGGTATGACAGTCACAATCATAGATGAACAACATGAGACGGACATGACAGCTGTACTACTAGCTGAAAATAACGAGGGGTATCAGAATTTATTAAAAATAAGCAGTGCTCTTCAAACAAAATCACCTGAAGGGCTTCCGGATCGATGGTTAAAAAGCTATCATTCTGGATTAATAGCCATTATTCCAGGACAGATGTTCATGGAAAGCTTTGAAAAAGAACAGTTTGAGCAAGTAATTGTCTTATTAAAAAAATATCAAACTCTATTTGGTGAAAACTCAATATACTTAGGAACTCAGAGAGTATCCTTAGAAGATGAGTCTCTACATAAACATTTACTGAATATTAGTCATGAAGTGAATATTCCTATGGTGGCAACGAATAATGTTTGCTATATCGAAAAGGAAGATTACCTTGCTCAGCAATGTCTAATTGCATTAAAACGTGGTGAAAAGCTTTCTGATTTTCATGTTGACCTAAAAGGTACACATGAAAATTACTTAAAGAGTCCAACTGAAATGGTATCTTTATTCGAGGAGTCCCCTGATGTATTAGAAAATACATTAAAGATAGCTGCTCGGTGTAAAGTGAATCTTAATCTGGGCGTTACGCATCTACCAAAATACCCTACTCCCAAAAACCAACATGCTGATGAATATCTTGAGGAGCTTTGTTACAAAGGATTAAATACAAGATTTGAAAACCCTGACTCTATCTATTTACAAAGACTAAGCTATGAGTTAGATATTATAAAAAGAATGAATTTTAGTGATTATTTTTTAATTGTATGGGACTTTATGAAGTACGCTCATGATCATGGTATATTAACAGGTCCAGGACGAGGTTCTGCTGCCGGCTCTCTTGTTTCATATGTGCTACGAATTACGGATGTAGATCCAATTAAACATAGGCTACTTTTTGAAAGGTTTTTAAATCCAGAGCGTATTACTATGCCGGATATTGATATTGACTTTCCAGATACAAGACGTGATGAAGTAATAGCTTATGTAGCAAACAAATATGGGAAGTTACACGTTGCTCAAATTATTACCTTTGGTACGTTAGCAGCAAAAGCAGCTATTCGTGATGTGGGGAGAGTAATGGGAGCTTCGCCTAAGGAAACAGATGTCTTATCGAAGCTGATCCCATCTCGACCTGGAATCACCCTTCAAGAAGCATTTAAAGAATCTCAGGCACTACAGAAATTAATTACTGAAAATGAGCTGAATAAAAAAATCTATGAAACAGCTTTAAAACTAGAAGGCCTCCCAAGGCATACTTCTACACATGCAGCAGGTGTTGTTTTAAGTGATCAACCTTTAACAAATATTGTCCCAATTCAGGAAGGGCAACAGGATGTGTACTTAACACAGTACTCTATGGATTACTTAGAAGATCTCGGGCTTTTAAAAATGGATTTTTTAGGCTTAAGAAATCTTTCTTTAATCGAGAATATTATGAAATCTATACAACGTGTTGAAGGAAAACGAGTTGATTTGACGAACATATCCTATCAAGACGAAAAAACGTTTGATCTTTTATCCCAGGGAGATACAACAGGAGTTTTTCAGCTTGAATCCGAGGGGATGAGAAGTGTTTTAAAGCGTCTTAAACCTAGCAATCTTGAGGATATTGTTGCTGTAAATGCGTTATACAGACCTGGTCCGATGGAAAATATACCACTTTATATTGACAGAAAACATAAAAGAAAAAGCACAACATATTTACATCCCTCACTGGAACCGATTTTACAGAATACCTATGGTGTTATTGTCTATCAGGAGCAAATAATGGAATTGGCTTCTACTATTGCAGGATTTACTCTAGGGGAAGCAGACTTATTAAGAAGAGCCGTCGGGAAAAAAAAGAAAGAAATACTAGATCAACAGAGGGAACATTTTGTCTCGGGCTGTATGAGAAACGGTTATAGTCAACAAGTGGCAAACTCAATTTATGATTTAATTGTAAAGTTTGCCAACTATGGATTTAACCGTAGTCATGCAGTTGCCTATAGTATGATTGCTTACCAATTAGCCTTTTTAAAAGCAAATTACCCTCTCCATTTTTTAACAGCTTTATTAACAAGTGTAAGTGGAAATGAAGATAAAGTTGCTCAATATGTTCGAGAGGCGAAACGTAAAGGTTTTGCAGTGCTGCCACCCTCTGTAAACAAAAGTGAGTTTGCATTTTTAGTAGAAGGTGCCAGTATTCGCTATAATTTAACATCTATTAAAAATGTAGGTGTAGCGGCTATTAAGGAAATTTTTCATGCAAGAAAGAAAAGACCTTTTACTGACTTATTTGATTTTTGTATAAGGGTGTCAATGAAAATTGTGACTAGAAAAACAATGGAGCAACTTATTTTTGCTGGTGCAATGGATGAGTTTACTATTGATCGTGCAACTTTGCTTGCAAGCCTGGATGTTGCCATTGAGCATGCGGAGCTAATGACTCCATCAGATGAAAGTCAATTTGATCTCTTTTTGGAAGAAGAGTTTAATCTAAAGCCAAAGTATATTGAAGTAGAGCCATTTAAAATTGAAGAAAAACTTAGATTTGAAAAAGAATCTCTAGGTTTATACTTTTCGATTCATCCTGTTGAAATGTACCGTTCAAACCTTCATGCAGTCCGTGCTGTTACTATTGATGATCTATCCTCAAATGTAGATCGAAAGGTTTCAATTGGGGCTTTGGTAGCAAATGTACGAACAATACGTACTAAAAAAGGTGAGGTTATGGCTTTTTTACTACTTGGAGATGAAACAGGAGATATTGACGCGGTTATTTTCCCACAAACTTATTCAAAGTTTGGTGAAAAGGTGAAGGACGGAATGATTTTCTATCTGGAGGGAAAAGTTGAAAGAAGACAGGATAAAATTCAGTTTATTGTTCAGCAAATAAAAGAACTGGATCACTTACCAGCCGTTTCAAAACATGGAAAGCTATTTGTGAAAATTGAGAAGCAGTTCTCAGATCAACAAAAGCTTCTAGATGTAAAGGAGATACTAAGTCGTTTTCATGGGAGTATCCCTGTCTACCTCTATTATGAGCATGATAAGAGGACCATTCAATTACCTGAAGAGTTCTCAGTTTCAGCTACAGAAGAGTGTTTAACAGATTTAATTAATTTACTTGGGCAAAATAATGTTGTGCTAAAACAGGAGTAG
- a CDS encoding YtrH family sporulation protein, protein MDKEAFMPAFIHSYFIALGVLLGGTLIGAIGAFLAGEPPLTKMFEFANRLKIWALVAAIGGTFDAFYSFERGIFQGETRDIVKQVLLIVSAMGGAQTGWLLITWLTQEHLS, encoded by the coding sequence ATGGACAAAGAAGCCTTTATGCCGGCTTTTATTCATAGTTACTTTATAGCACTAGGAGTACTTTTAGGTGGCACGCTAATCGGTGCCATTGGTGCTTTTTTAGCAGGAGAACCACCATTAACCAAAATGTTTGAATTTGCTAATAGGCTAAAAATTTGGGCTCTTGTTGCAGCAATAGGTGGTACGTTTGATGCTTTTTACAGCTTTGAGCGTGGAATTTTTCAAGGTGAAACACGAGATATTGTTAAACAAGTATTGTTAATTGTATCAGCTATGGGTGGAGCTCAAACAGGTTGGTTACTTATCACTTGGTTAACACAGGAGCATCTTTCATGA
- the ytrI gene encoding sporulation membrane protein YtrI, whose amino-acid sequence MRIPPHYQQPSWQRFFAGAAIGAVISWGVFLFIFGVIQEEHSTIINKQKQTIQDLENDKKIYQEEYTKLNKKAQEKLTVQEIKIKLTNGDRYLFKDFRITNIENSVKEDLKDVMAKDIESIVSNHLLIERIIENKPLKFDGKEYKLEMTKFMLTTTLYIEVKISFVD is encoded by the coding sequence ATGAGAATCCCACCGCACTATCAGCAACCTTCATGGCAACGTTTTTTTGCAGGTGCAGCAATAGGGGCAGTTATTAGTTGGGGTGTTTTCCTTTTTATTTTTGGAGTTATTCAAGAAGAACATAGTACAATTATAAATAAACAAAAGCAAACAATTCAAGATTTAGAGAATGACAAGAAAATCTATCAAGAAGAGTATACAAAATTAAACAAAAAAGCTCAAGAAAAGCTGACTGTTCAAGAGATTAAGATTAAATTAACTAACGGTGATCGCTACCTTTTTAAGGATTTTAGGATAACGAATATTGAAAACAGTGTAAAGGAAGATTTAAAAGACGTAATGGCCAAGGATATTGAGAGTATCGTTTCTAATCATCTATTAATAGAACGAATCATTGAAAATAAACCATTAAAGTTTGATGGAAAAGAATACAAACTTGAAATGACAAAATTCATGTTAACCACCACACTATACATTGAAGTTAAAATATCCTTTGTAGACTAA